One Glycine max cultivar Williams 82 chromosome 4, Glycine_max_v4.0, whole genome shotgun sequence DNA segment encodes these proteins:
- the LOC102665900 gene encoding uncharacterized protein yields MAFGSWEQSRSYLPIWFTAAQHFIPGTIVKYKTSSSMEEGDDNPLRVILNRVFWAFNPCIEGFKYCKSLVQVDGTFLTDKYHGTLLTAIRQDGSRNNFPLAFAIVESETKETWMWFLHYLRRYVTPEPNLCIISDRGTSLLATLQFEHVGWNGPDVSSVYCIHHIASNFNQQF; encoded by the coding sequence ATGGCATTTGGAAGTTGGGAACAATCACGCAGTTACCTGCCTATATGGTTCACAGCTGCTCAACACTTTATACCAGGTACCATAGTAAAATACAAAACTTCATCTTCAATGGAGGAAGGTGATGATAACCCTCTTAGGGTGATTCTTAACCGTGTATTTTGGGCGTTTAATCCATGCATTGAAGGCTTCAAATATTGCAAGTCACTTGTGCAAGTAGATGGGACATTTTTAACTGACAAATACCATGGTACTTTGTTGACTGCAATCAGACAAGATGGTAGTAGGAACAATTTTCCACTTGCTTTTGCAATTGTTGAGAGCGAGACTAAAGAAACTTGGATGTGGTTCTTGCATTATTTGCGAAGATATGTTACTCCGGAACCAAATTTGTGTATTATATCAGACAGGGGAACCAGTTTGCTAGCAACTTTACAATTCGAACACGTTGGCTGGAATGGACCAGATGTTTCGTCTGTGTATTGCATTCATCACATTGCATCAAATTTCAACcaacaattttaa